The region TTGAAAATGAGGTTGACCGTGCTACAAAACGACTCCGTGCTGCAAACCACAGATTGAAGGAATTAGACCACTTGAAAGATGAATTCGTATCAATCGCTTCTCATGAGCTCAGAACCCCCATGACGGCCATAAAAAGCTATCTGTGGATGGCGATACATCAGCCGCAGCAGAGCATCAAGAATCCTCTTAAGAACTATCTTGATATTTCTTACAACTCCACAGAACGTCTGATTCGGCTCGTAAATGATATGCTGACGGTGTCGCGGATAGAAAGAAACAAAATCGAGCTTAAGAAGGCGCCAATTGATATTATTGAGGTTGCGGAGCTTGTACATAATGAGCTGAAAATAACTGCGGATGAAAAAAGTATCTCTTTTGTTTTTGAACATCCCAAAAAGAAACTGATTGTAGACGGAGATAAAGATAAGCTGCGGGAAGTCATTCAGAATATTGTCGGTAACGCACTGAAATTTACACCTGATAAAGGTACGATCACCATAAGAGCAGAAGAAAAGGGGAATCTTGTCCATCTTTCTGTCACCGATACGGCATCAGGAATCCCCAAAGAAGAACTGCCGAATCTCTTCAAAAAATTCAGTAAAATTGAGTATTCTTACTCTAAACACAGCAGCCAGCCCGGGACGGGTCTCGGTTTATATATCTCCAAACAGATTGTTTCTTTACACAACGGCGATATTAAAGTACAATCAGAAGTAGGTGTGGGAAGCACCTTTACCGTATTATTACCTCTTTATAAAGGGAAAGGCGGTGAAAATGAAAAGTAACTATGTCAACAGACACAGATAGGTCTAAAACCATTTTAGTCGTCGAAGATGAAGAGTACTTACGTGATCTGTATGTCCAGATACTGAAGCAGGAAGGATACAATGTTGAAGTCGCCGTAAACGGTGAAGAAGCCTACCAGAAAATGTCTCAAAAAGATTATGACCTTGTGATTCTGGATGTCATACTTCCGAAAATGGACGGTCTTCAGGTAGTAGATAAGCTGAAAAATGAGGGACATTCCGTCAACAAAAATGTCGTCCTGCTGTCCAATCTCGGACAGGAGCTCGTTGCTGCAAAGGCAATCGACTTAGGAGTGAGAGGATATATGGTTAAGAGTGACTATACACCTGAAGAACTGGTGAAAGAAGTCGGCGGTTATCTGACAGACGACGGACCGAAATCAGAACTATAATATGGAACATTCATTTATGCACAATACATCTAAAGCCGGGCAAAGAGGACAAGCTCTTATTGTTCTTGTGCTTATGATCTCAATTATCCTTGCTATTGTCAGTGCAACTTCATATCGACTGACCACAGAAACGCAAACGACCAAAGCGCAGGAAGATTCCGTACGTGCGCTGGCTGCAGCCGATGCCGGAATTGAAGTGGGGTTGCAGCGCGCGAATAATTTACCGGCGCAAACGTATACTTTTGCGGATTTGAGTTTGAGCCTTGCCGGTGTCGACTCAACAAGAAGCAGAGTCCTTATTACAGATACCAGCAGTGATTTTGTATCTCCAGTTATACCAAAAGACGGCCAGTTTACATTTTATGTCAAAGATTATAATGATCCGGCAGCTCCCAATTATGCTTCAAATATTGCGATCAATTTCCGTTCGGAGTCGGGTAACTCATGCGGTGCTCCGCGGACTCAGCCTGCGTATGAATTGACTTATATTTATGGCCCGACAGCCAATCTGGTCCGCCGTATGCTTGTTGAGCCTTGTACGGGTCCTCAAGCAATATCGGGAAATTCGTTTACTGCGGCAAATCCCGGATTGTATGTAGTTGCAGCAACTAACTTTGAACACCGAACTGTAATCAATCCCGCAACGTCCGGAATGGCAGATATGAGAGTCATTATCATCCGCCCGATATTCGGATCGGCCCGTTTCGGATTTACCGGGACCAATCTTGAACCTCAGGGCAAGCTTATTAGATCAGAAGCATACACTACATCCGGACCGTCAAAAATTGTTACCATCTTTCAGTCTCTTCCCCAAATTCCGGCAGAATTTTTCGTGACGACATTCTAAAAATCAGGTGAATTTTTCGAAATGTACTTGATCTCGGGGAATATTTTTTGAAGCAAGATATTCTTTCAAAGACTCCACTACGTTCGGACCGCCGCAGATATAATAGTCGTAATTATTCAGAGTTTCTCCTTCCATGGCTTCCAGACCGTGGGTCACCCGTCCGATCATACAATGAGGATTATCGGACTGTTCCTCCCGGGAAAGACAAATCTTTAGAGAGAAGTTTTCATACTTCTCTGCCAATTCTTGTAGTTCCTTCATGAGATACAGATCTTTTTTGTATTTCATTCCCCAAAAGAGTTTCAGTTGTTTTCCGCTTACAGAATCGGTTTCAAGCAGTGTTTTAACCATACTGTAAATCGGTGCTATACCCGTACCAGTTGCCAGGAAAATGCTGTCTTTATCTGATTCTTTGTAGGTAAATAATCCTGCGGGTCCCTGTAATGTCGCTTTTTGCCCGACGGGAAGCTCTTTTACAAACATACTTCCCAAACCGTTCGGAATAATTTCGATAACAAAATCGATATGATCTTTCTCAAGCGGAGAAGATGCGATTGAGTAAAGTCTTCGTGCTGGATGTCCCTTTTCCTCCTTAGGAATATGAAAAATCATGTATTGACCGGCTTTGTATGTCCAGTCAGCCTGATCAGGATACGAAAACTTCAAAAGATAAATTTCGGGAGCGATTT is a window of Candidatus Roizmanbacteria bacterium DNA encoding:
- a CDS encoding response regulator codes for the protein MSTDTDRSKTILVVEDEEYLRDLYVQILKQEGYNVEVAVNGEEAYQKMSQKDYDLVILDVILPKMDGLQVVDKLKNEGHSVNKNVVLLSNLGQELVAAKAIDLGVRGYMVKSDYTPEELVKEVGGYLTDDGPKSEL